The proteins below are encoded in one region of Brachyspira intermedia PWS/A:
- a CDS encoding radical SAM protein: MLKEFKPDDIVKSCPYLEMGSCFQHDGIFCCVHGIQKSPVLINVDEIKSNNLTYDLIVQRRKDLFYSINDENDHSSDNCKYCSNLVDKKFSDVNFDFLGGAHLPAGFNIQHYTACNQRCKYCTFTKQNFFVKPQYNILDYFKIFAEKGKIRGGNWVDFSGGEPSMLDNFDEIINYLLSINFGTIVVYSNCVKYSESIFRGLRENKIILTTSVDTGIPSLYKKLRGVDTFSRVISNLIKYRNSGTKGLWLKYIICEENRNEDSLWSFLLAMMALRPNNIMICPDFPYGDIEIPMETVEFAGELWALVESLLGITPIDYTSSFGAPKMVEYHKNLEVSIKKHREIVKKLNYNNINDNSSVINSDEYLKNEISEYKLKLDRYKDNINKLAWWIPIKKWRDNFRSKMLK; the protein is encoded by the coding sequence ATGTTAAAAGAATTTAAACCAGATGATATAGTTAAAAGTTGTCCATATTTAGAAATGGGGTCATGTTTTCAACATGACGGCATATTTTGTTGTGTACATGGAATACAAAAATCTCCTGTGTTGATTAATGTAGATGAAATAAAGTCAAATAATTTAACATATGATTTAATAGTTCAGAGAAGAAAAGATTTATTCTATTCTATAAATGATGAAAATGACCATAGTTCTGATAATTGTAAATATTGTTCTAATTTAGTAGATAAAAAGTTTTCAGATGTTAATTTTGATTTTTTAGGCGGTGCTCATTTGCCAGCTGGATTTAATATACAGCATTATACGGCATGTAATCAACGTTGTAAATACTGCACCTTTACAAAACAAAATTTTTTTGTAAAGCCTCAATATAATATATTAGATTATTTTAAAATTTTTGCTGAAAAAGGTAAAATTAGAGGTGGTAATTGGGTAGATTTTAGTGGTGGCGAACCATCAATGCTTGATAATTTTGATGAAATAATAAATTATCTTTTAAGTATTAATTTTGGTACAATAGTTGTTTATTCAAATTGTGTTAAATATAGTGAGAGTATTTTTAGAGGATTAAGAGAAAATAAAATAATATTAACTACTTCTGTTGATACAGGTATACCTTCCTTGTATAAAAAATTAAGAGGTGTTGACACTTTTTCTAGGGTTATTTCTAATTTAATTAAATATAGAAATAGTGGTACTAAAGGTTTATGGTTAAAATATATCATTTGTGAAGAGAATAGAAATGAAGATAGTTTATGGAGTTTTTTGCTTGCTATGATGGCATTACGTCCTAATAATATTATGATATGTCCAGATTTTCCATACGGAGATATAGAAATACCTATGGAAACAGTAGAATTTGCAGGTGAATTATGGGCATTGGTTGAATCTTTACTTGGTATTACTCCTATAGATTACACTTCTTCGTTTGGAGCACCTAAAATGGTGGAATACCATAAAAATTTGGAAGTATCTATAAAAAAACATAGAGAGATTGTTAAAAAATTAAACTATAATAATATAAATGATAATAGTTCTGTTATTAACTCAGATGAATATTTGAAGAATGAAATCAGTGAATATAAATTAAAATTAGATAGGTACAAAGATAATATAAATAAATTAGCTTGGTGGATACCAATAAAAAAATGGCGTGATAATTTCAGAAGTAAAATGTTAAAATAA
- a CDS encoding polysaccharide pyruvyl transferase family protein, whose translation MNNIKILNRNECSGCSVCYKVCPHNAISMIETKEGFHYPLIDDEKCTDCGVCVKRCHSLNDNFKTKHRKEFYEVKASDEIRMKSSSGGMFSLVANYILDRGGYVCGASFSEDWLRVEHIIIDNKKDLDKLRYSKYIESDLGDVFIEVKKLLNDKKEVLFTGAPCQVSALNHYLGRDYDNLLTIDLLCNSVVPQKIWEKYIKEKVENIADIEYVSFRDKNIFKWTTGLYIKTNNKEYLSFGINDLYYKMFVNHTSCKEECLHCKYRRFDRPGDITIGDYWSVKAKYKDDKGISLIKISSNKASKIFNKIKSNCEYKEVNITHDGFEPWITPIWTNRKYFFDNLDKESIEELYKHCSDTKYNVGIVNMINTNNTGGVLTYYALYKLIEQLGYNPILIFNYQATRNLYDNTLGCKAILRYLNVGNSVYNESELYKYNKYCDTFIVGSDVVFALPSWVNLYHHLMNFVPSYKKKISFSSSFSCLPQDYNIGIKRKSLMKYYFEQFDKISVREDDGVEICKNIFNVKADHVLDPVFLLDNYDELLNNKTSTIEGNYLFVYYRNLDNTMQDLINYIEEKLDINVIKLPVTGDWKPTPLYELEDWLYIIKNCKYLITDSYHGFCFGLYFNKNILIKIDSGSSRLLSLMRMFNLEDRIVSSVEDIKNRDLLKDMDYTEINKKLEAEKKRSIEWLKEALESPKVLKEDSYKDDLINILIKDSMNMGASISNLQNNNIDISKSKVIIDLNNKINKLINTIAWWIPIKKWRDDFRNKMLNTDQTRPDQTRPDQT comes from the coding sequence ATGAATAATATCAAGATATTAAATAGGAATGAATGTAGCGGTTGTTCAGTATGTTATAAGGTATGTCCGCATAATGCTATAAGTATGATAGAGACTAAGGAAGGATTTCATTATCCTTTAATAGATGATGAAAAATGTACGGATTGTGGAGTTTGTGTAAAGCGATGCCATTCTTTAAATGATAATTTTAAGACAAAACATAGAAAGGAGTTTTATGAAGTTAAGGCCTCTGATGAAATTAGAATGAAAAGTTCATCAGGTGGAATGTTTAGTTTAGTAGCAAATTATATACTAGATAGAGGTGGTTATGTATGCGGAGCTAGCTTTAGTGAAGACTGGCTTAGAGTAGAACATATCATAATAGATAATAAGAAAGATTTAGACAAATTAAGATATTCTAAATATATAGAAAGTGATTTAGGTGATGTATTTATAGAGGTAAAGAAGTTATTAAATGATAAGAAGGAAGTATTATTTACAGGAGCACCTTGTCAGGTATCAGCATTAAATCATTATTTAGGCAGAGACTATGATAATTTATTAACTATAGATTTGTTATGCAATAGCGTAGTACCACAAAAGATATGGGAGAAGTATATAAAAGAGAAAGTAGAAAATATAGCAGATATAGAATATGTAAGTTTCCGTGATAAAAATATATTTAAATGGACAACAGGATTGTATATTAAAACAAATAACAAAGAATATTTATCTTTTGGAATAAATGATTTATATTACAAGATGTTTGTAAATCATACATCTTGTAAAGAAGAATGTTTACATTGTAAATATAGACGATTTGATAGGCCAGGAGATATCACTATAGGCGATTATTGGTCAGTAAAGGCTAAATATAAAGATGATAAGGGTATATCATTAATAAAGATAAGTAGTAATAAAGCATCAAAAATATTTAATAAAATAAAAAGTAATTGTGAATATAAAGAAGTAAATATCACACATGATGGTTTTGAACCCTGGATAACACCAATATGGACAAATAGAAAGTATTTCTTTGATAATTTAGATAAAGAATCTATTGAAGAATTATATAAACATTGTTCAGATACTAAATACAATGTAGGTATTGTGAATATGATTAATACTAATAATACTGGCGGAGTATTAACATATTATGCTTTATATAAATTAATAGAGCAATTAGGTTATAATCCTATATTAATATTTAATTATCAGGCTACTAGAAATTTATATGATAATACTCTAGGATGTAAAGCTATACTAAGATATTTGAATGTTGGTAATAGTGTTTATAATGAATCAGAATTATATAAATATAATAAATATTGTGATACATTTATTGTAGGTTCTGATGTAGTATTTGCTTTACCAAGTTGGGTAAATCTATATCATCATTTAATGAATTTTGTACCTAGTTACAAGAAGAAAATATCTTTCTCTTCATCTTTTTCTTGTCTTCCTCAAGATTATAATATAGGTATTAAAAGAAAGTCTTTAATGAAATATTATTTTGAGCAGTTTGATAAAATATCTGTAAGAGAAGATGATGGAGTTGAAATTTGTAAGAATATATTTAATGTAAAAGCGGATCATGTATTAGATCCAGTATTTTTATTAGATAATTATGATGAATTATTGAATAATAAGACTTCTACTATAGAAGGTAATTATTTGTTTGTGTATTATAGAAATTTAGATAATACAATGCAAGATTTAATAAATTATATTGAAGAAAAATTGGATATAAATGTTATAAAATTACCTGTTACAGGAGATTGGAAACCTACACCATTATATGAATTAGAAGATTGGCTTTATATTATCAAGAATTGCAAATATTTAATTACTGATTCATATCATGGATTTTGCTTTGGATTATATTTTAATAAAAACATTTTAATAAAAATAGATTCTGGTTCTTCAAGATTATTATCTTTGATGCGAATGTTTAATTTGGAAGATAGAATAGTTAGTTCGGTTGAAGATATTAAGAATAGAGATTTATTAAAAGATATGGATTATACAGAGATCAATAAGAAGTTAGAAGCAGAGAAGAAACGTTCTATAGAATGGCTTAAAGAAGCTTTAGAAAGTCCAAAAGTATTAAAAGAAGATAGTTATAAAGATGATCTAATCAATATTTTAATAAAAGATAGTATGAATATGGGGGCATCTATATCTAATTTGCAAAATAATAATATAGATATTTCTAAAAGTAAAGTAATTATTGATCTTAATAATAAGATTAATAAACTAATTAATACCATAGCTTGGTGGATACCAATAAAAAAATGGCGTGATGATTTTAGAAATAAAATGCTAAATACAGACCAGACCAGACCAGACCAGACCAGACCAGACCAGACCTAA
- a CDS encoding polysaccharide pyruvyl transferase family protein produces the protein MNNIKILNRNECSGCSVCYKVCPHNAISMIETKEGFHYPLIDDEKCTDCGVCVKRCHSLNDNFKTKHRKEFYEVKASDEIRMKSSSGGMFSLVANYILDRGGYVCGASFSEDWLRVEHIIIDNKKDLDKLRYSKYIESDLGDVFIELKKLLNDKKEVLFTGAPCQVSALNHYLGRDYDNLLTMDFLCNSVVSQKIWEKYIREKVGNVEDIEYVSFRDKNIFKWSSGLYIKTRNKEYLSFGINDLYYKMFVNHTSCKEECLHCKYRRFDRPGDITIGDYWSVKAKYKDDKGISLIKISSDKASKIFNEIKSNCEYKAVNILHDGFGPWITPIFTSRKYFFDNLDKESIEELYKHCSDTKYNVGIVNMMFTNNAGGVLTYYALYKLIEQLGYNPVLIYSKLAANNLYDNTLGCQIALRYCNVGNSVYSESELYKYNTYCDTFIIGSDVVFALPSWVNLYHHLMNFVPSYKKKISFSSSFSCLPQDYNIGIKRKSLMKYYFEQFDKISVREDDGVEICKNIFDVKADHVLDPVFLLDNYDELLNNSKVKIDYDYIVVYYSTFDEKISNITNYISKELNLKVEIIPAINGYRDNPEYTIEDWIYKIRNCKYLITNTFHGFCFGLYFNRNIIISIYSGSSRLLSLMRMFNLEDRIVSSVEDIKNRDLLKDMDYTEINKKLEAEKKRSIEWLKEALESPKVLKEDSYKDDLINILIKDSMNMGASISNLQNNNIDISKSKVIIDLNNKINKLINTIAWWIPIKKWRDDFRNKMLN, from the coding sequence ATGAATAATATCAAGATATTAAATAGGAATGAATGTAGCGGTTGTTCAGTATGTTATAAGGTATGTCCACATAATGCTATAAGTATGATAGAGACTAAGGAAGGATTTCATTATCCTTTAATAGATGATGAAAAGTGTACGGATTGTGGAGTTTGTGTAAAGCGATGTCATTCTTTAAATGATAATTTTAAGACAAAACATAGAAAGGAGTTTTATGAAGTTAAGGCCTCTGATGAAATTAGAATGAAAAGTTCATCAGGTGGAATGTTTAGTTTAGTAGCAAATTATATATTAGATAGAGGCGGTTATGTATGCGGAGCTAGCTTTAGCGAAGACTGGCTTAGAGTAGAACATATCATAATAGATAATAAGAAAGATTTAGACAAATTAAGATATTCTAAATATATAGAAAGTGATTTAGGTGATGTATTTATAGAGTTAAAGAAGTTATTAAATGATAAGAAGGAAGTCTTATTTACAGGAGCACCTTGTCAGGTATCAGCACTAAATCATTATTTAGGAAGAGACTATGATAATTTATTGACTATGGATTTCTTATGTAATAGTGTTGTATCCCAAAAGATATGGGAGAAGTATATAAGAGAGAAAGTAGGTAATGTAGAAGATATAGAATATGTAAGTTTCCGTGATAAAAATATATTTAAGTGGTCATCTGGATTATATATAAAAACTAGAAATAAAGAATATTTATCTTTTGGAATAAATGATTTATATTACAAGATGTTTGTAAATCATACATCTTGTAAAGAAGAATGTTTACATTGTAAATATAGACGATTTGATAGGCCAGGAGATATCACTATAGGCGATTATTGGTCAGTAAAGGCTAAATATAAAGATGATAAGGGTATATCATTAATAAAGATAAGTAGTGATAAAGCATCAAAAATATTTAATGAAATAAAAAGTAATTGTGAATATAAGGCAGTAAATATTCTACATGATGGTTTTGGTCCTTGGATAACACCAATATTTACAAGTAGAAAGTATTTCTTTGATAATTTAGATAAAGAATCTATTGAAGAATTATATAAACATTGTTCAGATACTAAATACAATGTAGGTATTGTGAATATGATGTTTACCAATAATGCAGGTGGAGTATTAACATATTATGCTTTATATAAATTAATAGAGCAATTAGGTTATAACCCAGTATTAATTTATAGTAAATTAGCTGCTAATAATCTTTATGATAATACTTTAGGATGTCAGATAGCTTTAAGATATTGTAATGTAGGTAACAGTGTTTATAGTGAATCAGAATTATATAAATACAATACATATTGTGATACATTTATTATAGGTTCTGATGTAGTATTTGCTTTGCCAAGTTGGGTAAATCTATATCATCATTTAATGAATTTTGTACCTAGTTACAAGAAGAAAATATCTTTCTCTTCATCTTTTTCTTGTCTTCCTCAAGATTATAATATAGGTATTAAAAGAAAGTCTTTAATGAAATATTATTTTGAGCAGTTTGATAAAATATCTGTAAGAGAAGATGATGGAGTTGAAATTTGTAAGAATATATTTGATGTAAAAGCGGATCATGTATTAGATCCAGTATTTTTATTAGATAATTATGATGAATTATTAAATAATAGTAAAGTAAAAATAGATTATGATTATATAGTTGTTTATTACTCTACTTTTGATGAAAAAATATCAAATATTACAAACTACATATCTAAAGAATTAAATCTTAAAGTAGAAATTATACCAGCGATAAATGGTTATAGAGATAATCCAGAATATACAATAGAGGATTGGATATATAAAATAAGAAATTGTAAATATTTAATAACAAATACATTTCATGGATTTTGTTTTGGATTATATTTTAACAGGAATATTATTATTAGTATTTACTCAGGTTCTTCAAGATTATTATCTTTGATGCGAATGTTTAATTTGGAAGATAGGATAGTTAGTTCGGTTGAAGATATTAAGAATAGAGATTTATTAAAAGATATGGATTATACAGAGATCAATAAGAAGTTAGAAGCAGAGAAGAAACGTTCTATAGAATGGCTTAAAGAAGCTTTAGAAAGTCCAAAAGTATTGAAAGAAGATAGTTATAAAGATGATTTAATTAATATTTTAATAAAAGATAGTATGAATATGGGGGCATCTATATCTAATTTGCAAAATAATAATATAGATATTTCTAAAAGTAAAGTAATTATTGATCTTAATAATAAGATTAATAAACTAATTAATACCATAGCTTGGTGGATACCAATAAAAAAATGGCGTGATGATTTTAGAAATAAAATGTTAAACTAA
- a CDS encoding acyltransferase family protein, translated as MNKRLNNIDFLKIIFNFGIIYGHILQHYLIPQFKEYKTLFNYTSYSYGYMCEFLFIISGYFLFKELNKNDTRTFIIKKIQRLWPIFAFSIFITYILSRFSLSSWTDINVIPELLFLNRAIIYDIPVVVGIAWYVGALFWSSIFYFIISKIFEKKAIYIIYLITFFSYMILFSKVYLYSEPRVFNSFITFLC; from the coding sequence ATGAATAAAAGATTAAACAATATAGATTTTTTAAAAATAATATTTAATTTTGGAATAATATATGGTCATATATTACAACATTACCTTATTCCACAATTTAAAGAATATAAAACTTTATTTAATTATACTAGTTATTCATATGGTTATATGTGTGAATTTCTTTTTATAATATCTGGGTATTTTTTATTTAAAGAACTAAATAAAAATGATACTAGAACATTTATAATAAAAAAAATTCAAAGATTATGGCCTATATTTGCATTTTCTATATTTATTACATATATATTATCTCGTTTCTCTTTGTCTAGTTGGACAGATATAAATGTAATACCTGAACTATTATTTTTGAATAGAGCTATAATATATGATATTCCTGTTGTTGTTGGAATAGCATGGTATGTTGGAGCATTATTTTGGAGTAGTATATTTTATTTTATAATATCAAAAATATTTGAAAAAAAAGCTATATATATTATATATTTGATAACTTTTTTTTCATATATGATTTTATTTTCTAAAGTATATTTGTATAGTGAACCTAGAGTATTTAACTCTTTTATAACTTTTTTATGCTAA
- a CDS encoding homocysteine S-methyltransferase family protein, with protein sequence MSNTKEKLKELIKEKYLIIDGATGTELQKKEIKKEFWIIDGNNIEGCNEILNITAPNIMKEIHIDYLNANANIIKTNSFGAIPWVLSEYDIADKAYELAKSAALIANDAREEYLKNPNSKGDLNRDVFIAGSLGPGVKLPSLGQISFDEMYNGYIEAAKGLIDGGVDIILLETAQDVLQLKAAILAVNDTAKKLNKEIPIMVSVTIEKEGTMLLGTDIETAYTILSNLDIFSIGMNCGTGPDMAMRHIKKLSEISCLPISIHSNAGLPENRGGKAYYSMTPEEFADINSKFFELDGLAFIGGCCGTTPLHIKALADKVKGMKPKNPALEKQRPYIASLFNVVSIKQNPAPLMIGERSNATGSKIFRELMIAGDMDGMLDVGIKQVKAGSHAIDVNAAWAGRDEVEDITKIISAYVKQISLPLVIDAIKPNVIEAALKVYGGKPIINSANMEQGEEKFDAICSLAKRYGASIMLLTIDEKSMAFTCEDKLKMAERMYDRAVNVHKILPHDIIFDPLTFTLASGDEKSFLAGVETLNAIKELSKKYPECSISLGVSNISFGLKEEARKIMNSVFLYEAINHGLTTAIVNVAQILPLSKIDEKEIELARELIYNKSNTKEPLINYINHFSDKKEKKELAGNEENIKKPIREAIRDAMLDGEWKDMQNLLNEVKENSEEFGGEKKFAQAIIDEILLPTMADIGVKFGEGTIQLPFVLGSAEVMKKSVDFLSEFLEKKKQEKTAKIILGTVAGDVHDVGKNLVEIIIKNNGFETVNIGTKVPIEKFLEAYHEHNADCIGMSGLLVKSTEVMKDNLAYIREKGLRIPIILGGAALTKEFVENDCKKVYGDTAKIFYCKDGFDDILAIKEIIADRDKENNN encoded by the coding sequence ATGAGTAATACTAAAGAGAAATTAAAAGAACTTATAAAAGAAAAGTATTTGATAATAGATGGTGCTACAGGTACAGAACTTCAAAAAAAAGAAATAAAAAAAGAATTTTGGATTATAGATGGAAATAATATAGAAGGTTGTAATGAAATATTAAATATAACCGCTCCAAATATAATGAAAGAAATACATATAGATTATTTGAATGCTAATGCCAATATAATAAAAACAAACAGTTTCGGAGCTATACCTTGGGTTTTAAGTGAATATGATATTGCAGATAAAGCTTATGAACTTGCTAAAAGTGCTGCATTAATAGCTAATGATGCAAGAGAAGAATATTTAAAAAATCCTAATTCAAAAGGAGATTTAAATAGAGATGTATTTATTGCTGGCAGCTTAGGACCAGGAGTAAAACTTCCAAGTTTAGGACAAATTAGTTTTGATGAAATGTATAATGGTTATATAGAAGCTGCTAAAGGTTTAATAGACGGAGGAGTTGATATAATACTTCTTGAAACTGCACAAGATGTTTTGCAATTAAAAGCTGCAATACTAGCAGTAAATGATACAGCCAAAAAACTAAATAAAGAAATTCCAATAATGGTTTCTGTAACTATAGAAAAAGAAGGTACTATGCTTTTAGGTACAGATATAGAAACAGCATACACTATACTTTCTAATTTGGATATATTTTCTATTGGTATGAATTGCGGTACTGGTCCAGATATGGCAATGCGTCATATAAAGAAACTTTCAGAAATATCATGTCTTCCTATATCAATACATAGTAATGCAGGACTTCCAGAAAATAGAGGCGGAAAAGCATATTATAGTATGACTCCGGAAGAATTTGCTGATATCAATAGTAAGTTTTTTGAATTAGACGGACTTGCATTTATAGGAGGATGCTGCGGTACTACCCCACTCCATATAAAGGCTTTGGCTGATAAAGTAAAAGGTATGAAACCTAAAAATCCTGCATTAGAAAAACAAAGACCATATATAGCCAGTTTATTTAATGTGGTAAGTATAAAACAAAATCCAGCTCCTTTGATGATTGGTGAAAGAAGTAATGCCACAGGAAGTAAAATATTTAGAGAACTTATGATTGCAGGCGATATGGACGGTATGCTTGATGTAGGTATAAAACAGGTAAAAGCAGGAAGCCATGCAATAGATGTTAATGCAGCTTGGGCTGGACGTGATGAAGTAGAAGATATTACAAAAATTATTTCAGCTTATGTTAAACAAATTTCTTTGCCATTAGTTATTGATGCAATAAAACCTAATGTTATAGAAGCTGCTTTAAAAGTGTATGGTGGAAAACCAATAATAAATTCTGCTAATATGGAACAGGGTGAAGAAAAATTTGATGCTATATGTTCATTAGCAAAAAGATATGGTGCATCTATTATGCTTCTTACAATAGATGAAAAATCAATGGCATTTACTTGCGAAGATAAATTAAAAATGGCTGAGAGAATGTACGACCGTGCTGTTAATGTTCATAAGATACTGCCTCATGATATAATATTTGACCCACTTACATTTACACTTGCAAGCGGTGATGAGAAAAGCTTTTTGGCAGGAGTTGAAACTTTAAATGCTATAAAAGAATTATCAAAAAAATATCCTGAATGTTCTATAAGTTTGGGAGTATCAAATATATCTTTCGGACTTAAAGAAGAAGCAAGAAAGATAATGAATTCAGTATTTTTATATGAAGCTATTAATCATGGACTTACTACTGCTATCGTTAATGTTGCTCAAATACTTCCTCTTTCAAAGATAGATGAAAAAGAAATAGAATTGGCAAGAGAATTGATTTACAATAAAAGCAATACCAAAGAACCTTTAATAAATTATATAAATCATTTCTCTGATAAAAAAGAAAAGAAAGAATTAGCTGGTAATGAAGAAAATATAAAAAAGCCTATAAGGGAAGCTATAAGAGATGCTATGCTTGATGGTGAATGGAAAGATATGCAAAACTTACTCAATGAGGTAAAAGAAAATAGCGAAGAGTTTGGCGGAGAAAAGAAATTTGCCCAAGCTATAATTGATGAAATACTTCTTCCAACAATGGCTGATATCGGTGTGAAATTTGGAGAAGGAACTATACAGCTTCCTTTCGTTTTAGGTTCTGCCGAAGTAATGAAAAAGAGCGTTGACTTCTTATCCGAATTTTTAGAGAAGAAGAAACAAGAAAAAACAGCTAAAATAATACTTGGTACTGTGGCAGGAGACGTGCATGATGTTGGTAAAAATTTAGTTGAAATAATCATAAAAAATAATGGATTTGAAACTGTTAATATTGGTACTAAAGTTCCTATAGAAAAATTTTTAGAAGCATATCATGAACATAATGCAGATTGTATAGGAATGTCTGGTCTTTTAGTAAAATCTACTGAGGTGATGAAAGATAATCTTGCTTATATAAGAGAAAAAGGATTGAGAATACCTATTATATTAGGAGGAGCTGCACTTACAAAAGAGTTTGTAGAAAATGATTGTAAAAAAGTTTATGGAGATACGGCTAAAATATTCTACTGTAAAGACGGCTTTGATGATATATTAGCAATAAAAGAGATAATAGCTGACAGAGATAAAGAAAATAATAATTAA
- a CDS encoding vitamin B12 dependent-methionine synthase activation domain-containing protein — MPEINHKNHEHYINKPPFYGRKVFEFNKEIEKEAFDMINKVRLFRAGFGYSAKNQDMEKYNEMIKTKVEPKYEEMKSNIIENNLIEPVMIYGFYKTFTENDKLYIYNVDFNTNELKDEKIEIPLERMENEPYNSIVDFFDKEEDTIGFTFVSLGEKFHKFLKGLYDNDEYKEYYFYNALGTNIIENYVDILQSHMDNLLNLKNNGKRKHVGCRYSFGYKALTNMYGNRIIFNQLKPEEFNVTLTESYMMDPEISTCAIISFCEDSYYFAN, encoded by the coding sequence ATGCCAGAAATAAATCATAAAAATCATGAACATTATATAAATAAACCTCCATTTTATGGAAGAAAAGTTTTTGAGTTTAATAAAGAAATAGAAAAAGAAGCTTTTGATATGATTAACAAAGTTAGACTTTTCAGAGCAGGTTTTGGATATTCTGCTAAAAATCAGGATATGGAAAAATACAATGAAATGATTAAAACAAAAGTGGAACCTAAATACGAAGAAATGAAAAGTAATATTATAGAAAACAATTTAATTGAACCTGTAATGATTTATGGTTTTTATAAAACATTTACAGAGAATGATAAATTATATATATATAATGTTGATTTTAATACTAATGAATTAAAAGATGAAAAAATAGAAATTCCATTAGAACGTATGGAAAATGAGCCTTATAATTCTATAGTAGATTTTTTTGATAAAGAAGAAGATACTATAGGTTTTACTTTTGTAAGCCTTGGAGAAAAGTTTCATAAGTTTTTAAAAGGCTTATATGATAATGATGAATATAAAGAGTATTATTTCTATAATGCATTGGGAACAAATATTATAGAAAACTATGTTGATATACTTCAAAGCCATATGGATAATTTACTTAACTTAAAAAATAACGGCAAAAGAAAACATGTAGGATGCAGATATTCTTTTGGTTATAAGGCACTTACCAATATGTATGGTAACAGGATAATATTTAATCAATTAAAACCAGAAGAATTTAATGTTACACTTACAGAAAGCTATATGATGGATCCAGAAATTAGCACCTGTGCTATAATCTCATTTTGTGAAGATTCTTATTATTTTGCTAATTAA
- a CDS encoding methylenetetrahydrofolate reductase, producing MNNNSSNVENFITKLENRDEYTFTLEISPQAKYDLGYIEEKINNSNISNYIDGFVVTDSPFANLKISSILAALQLHQRLNNNKPFIATQTMRDKNSIALQNDLIGANYFDIRMILAVTGDPINGGNQKQAKSVFEGNSELLIAIIKDLNKGKSLGEFTFKEPLKHIYPFCVINSYAKNNDNLKVRLAKKANSGVKAIFTQPIYEAERLELLLKWIDELPLKNKPVLVPGFFPILTYKTAYFIYYKLPGAYIPETWLHKLKKASDKSPEEEKKVAVELSSDLFHSMLKKHKKMHIMSMNNYDFVVDLLKTIK from the coding sequence ATGAACAATAATAGCAGTAATGTAGAAAATTTTATAACCAAATTAGAAAATAGAGATGAATACACTTTTACATTAGAGATATCTCCTCAGGCTAAATATGATTTAGGATACATAGAAGAAAAAATAAATAATTCAAATATATCAAATTATATAGACGGATTTGTTGTAACTGATTCACCATTTGCTAATTTAAAAATATCATCAATACTTGCAGCATTGCAATTGCATCAAAGACTCAATAATAATAAGCCTTTCATTGCAACACAAACTATGAGAGATAAAAATTCAATAGCTTTGCAAAATGATTTGATAGGTGCAAATTATTTTGATATAAGAATGATACTCGCTGTTACAGGAGATCCTATAAATGGCGGAAATCAAAAACAGGCTAAATCTGTATTTGAAGGTAACTCTGAATTACTTATAGCTATAATAAAAGACCTCAATAAAGGTAAGAGTTTAGGAGAGTTTACTTTTAAAGAACCATTGAAGCATATATATCCTTTTTGTGTAATAAATAGTTATGCAAAAAACAATGACAACTTAAAAGTAAGACTTGCTAAAAAAGCCAATTCAGGAGTCAAAGCAATATTTACACAGCCTATATATGAAGCTGAAAGGTTAGAGCTATTATTAAAATGGATAGATGAACTTCCATTAAAAAATAAGCCTGTATTAGTTCCAGGATTCTTTCCAATACTCACTTATAAAACAGCATATTTCATATATTATAAACTTCCCGGAGCTTATATCCCAGAAACTTGGCTTCATAAACTCAAAAAAGCTAGTGATAAATCTCCAGAAGAAGAAAAAAAAGTTGCAGTTGAATTATCATCTGATTTATTTCACAGTATGCTTAAAAAACATAAAAAAATGCATATAATGAGTATGAACAATTATGATTTTGTTGTTGATTTATTAAAAACTATAAAATAA